One genomic window of Micropterus dolomieu isolate WLL.071019.BEF.003 ecotype Adirondacks linkage group LG14, ASM2129224v1, whole genome shotgun sequence includes the following:
- the lyrm1 gene encoding LYR motif containing protein 1 → MTASTRRTVLSLYTRVFRIARTWQTQSGVTSDTETERKYILQEARTLFRQNQQLTDQESIKRCIEECEARIEIGLHYRNPYPRATYLPPLGLATQKGRKLRAQQRLRKQAKPIYLQSHDET, encoded by the exons ATGACGGCCTCCACTCGCAGGACGGTGCTGTCACTGTACACGCGGGTGTTTCGCATCGCCCGGACCTGGCAGACACAGAGTGGAGTTACAAGTGACACAGAGACTGAGAGGAAATACATACTCCAGGAGGCCCGCACTCTGTTTAGACAAAACCAGCAG CTCACAGATCAAGAATCAATAAAGAGGTGTATTGAAGAATGCGAAGCAAGGATAGAAATAG gTCTACATTACAGGAACCCATATCCAAGGGCT ACGTACCTACCACCACTGGGACTGGCAACTCAGAAAGGCAGGAAGCTGCGAGCACAGCAGCGTCTGAGGAAGCAGGCCAAGCCTATATACTTACAGTCACATGACGAGACCTGA